From a single Andrena cerasifolii isolate SP2316 chromosome 8, iyAndCera1_principal, whole genome shotgun sequence genomic region:
- the LOC143372312 gene encoding uncharacterized protein LOC143372312: MHIEVQVALNFVISYLYNKLPRRRVNIFGEELEKALKDKFKGHWYPEKPFKGSAFRCLKTGDPVDPVLERAAKESGVPIQDILENLPAELAVWVDPGEVSYRIGEMNAVKILYSETGDPHDESSADREVTKTFNPEAQCFRPIEAVGTSLGGLSLSPKSTSPFPSSLGSNASNGSSNNQQSGHGSGSSSAPSPTPITSSFKGSPSPVPAFIPRTTAPLTFTTATFAQTKFGSTKLKTSSKRANRMSPTEFSNYIKQRAMQQQIHHHHHHQQHQQQQQQQQQQQQQQQQQAAAGGLPVSQSSPRSRSLSPGSIVAGAGQQHTDPSAYFFQHGPAAYHPQFPHRNIFDSSSHGGYLSADLYTGANFPSSYLDPTIAGHQFYGGSVNGSSNAAGSNGNSQSAGNLGPVGSAAATSNVNDTAQQQDKTALDGLNNFGLGSVASYPASQYQHLLVAN; the protein is encoded by the exons ATGCACATCGAGGTGCAGGTGGCGCTCAACTTCGTGATATCGTACCTCTACAACAAGCTGCCCCGCAGACGGGTGAACATCTTCGGCGAGGAGCTCGAGAAGGCGCTCAAGGACAAGTTCAAGGGCCACTGGTACCCCGAGAAGCCGTTCAAGGGGTCAGCGTTCAGATGCCTGAAGACTGGCGATCCCGTCGACCCGGTGCTGGAACGTGCCGCGAAAGAGAGCGGCGTGCCCATCCAGGACATCCTGGAGAACCTGCCAGCTGAGCTGGCCGTCTGGGTGGACCCCGGCGAGGTGAGCTACCGCATCGGCGAGATGAACGCGGTGAAGATCCTCTACTCCGAGACAGGGGACCCGCACGACGAGAGCTCCGCTGATCGGGAGGTGACGAAAACCTTCAACCCCGAAGCCCAATGCTTCAGGCCCATCGAGGCCGTGGGCACGTCCCTCGGCGGCCTGAGCCTCAGCCCTAAGTCCACGTCGCCGTTCCCGAGCTCGCTGGGCAGCAACGCGAGCAACGGCTCCTCGAACAACCAGCAGAGCGGCCACGGATCCGGTTCCTCGTCGGCGCCGTCGCCGACCCCTATCACCAGCTCGTTTAAGGGCTCGCCCAGCCCCGTTCCGGCTTTCATCCCACGCACCACCGCGCCCCTCACCTTCACCACCGCCACCTTCGCTCAAACCAAGTTCGGCAGCACCAAGCTGAAGACCAGCAGCAAACGAGCCAACAG AATGTCCCCTACCGAGTTCTCGAACTACATCAAGCAGCGCGCCATGCAGCAACAAAtccaccatcaccaccaccatcagcagcaccagcagcagcaacaacaacagcagcaacagcagcagcagcaacagcagcaggcGGCCGCTGGCGGGCTACCCGTTTCGCAGAGCTCCCCGCGCAGTCGTAGCCTCTCCCCGGGAAGCATAGTCGCTGGAGCTGGTCAGCAACACACGGACCCCAGCGCGTACTTCTTCCAGCACGGTCCGGCCGCGTACCATCCGCAGTTCCCCCATCGCAACATCTTCGACTCGTCGAGCCACGGCGGCTACCTGTCCGCCGACCTCTACACGGGAGCCAACTTCCCGTCCTCGTACCTGGACCCGACGATCGCCGGCCACCAGTTCTACGGCGGCAGCGTGAACGGCAGCAGCAACGCGGCCGGTAGTAACGGGAACTCGCAGAGCGCGGGCAACCTCGGCCCGGTGGGCTCGGCCGCGGCGACCAGCAACGTGAACGACACCGCTCAGCAGCAGGACAAGACGGCGCTCGACGGCCTCAACAACTTCGGCCTCGGCTCCGTGGCGTCCTATCCGGCCAGCCAGTACCAGCACCTGCTCGTGGCCAACTAA